In one Thermanaerovibrio velox DSM 12556 genomic region, the following are encoded:
- the dnaN gene encoding DNA polymerase III subunit beta, translating to MKLEIEKSSFIKSWGMAERCAGTSSASASSSVLIRCSSGSVELLATDMKTSIKCPVEGVRSNGDGEALLPVKVLGDLFKKSPEGTFTISLEDGKGIMTSGRSRYRFMTYPPEEFPKIPSSSAAQEMGVISAQDLRTAIAEGAIAASTSEEYPPYLSCAYFQGDNGAIRVVSTDSRRLAYSKVPMMGESSEAMLLPMKAVRELDRMLASLEGEAEVRILSDGVQGYFVCREFEFSIRRVESKFPQYERILPKSCTTFMETSRSQLLGALERLDLVVRDFNRMVAVTLSPGGGCTLRSRSPEFGEAVEEVEALIEGEPLRIAFNVRFLIEGVKGLQDSLVRLEFNGPGGHVCIKRTGSDGYLYLLAPLAIDEAELPGEDAI from the coding sequence TTGAAACTGGAGATAGAGAAGAGCAGCTTCATAAAGTCCTGGGGTATGGCGGAGCGATGTGCCGGAACCTCTTCAGCCAGCGCGTCCTCCAGCGTGCTCATAAGGTGCTCAAGCGGATCCGTGGAGCTCCTGGCCACGGACATGAAGACCAGCATAAAGTGTCCGGTGGAAGGGGTCCGGTCCAACGGGGACGGGGAGGCCCTGCTCCCGGTCAAGGTGCTAGGGGACCTCTTTAAGAAGTCCCCGGAGGGGACCTTCACCATAAGCCTGGAGGACGGGAAGGGGATCATGACCTCCGGAAGGAGCAGGTACCGTTTCATGACGTACCCACCGGAGGAGTTCCCGAAGATACCCTCATCCTCCGCAGCCCAGGAGATGGGTGTCATCTCCGCCCAGGACCTCAGGACCGCCATAGCTGAGGGCGCCATAGCGGCCTCCACCTCCGAGGAGTACCCACCCTACCTCTCTTGCGCCTACTTCCAGGGGGACAACGGGGCGATCCGGGTTGTTTCCACCGATTCGAGGCGTCTTGCCTACTCCAAGGTGCCCATGATGGGGGAGTCCTCGGAGGCGATGCTGCTGCCCATGAAGGCGGTGAGGGAGCTGGACCGCATGCTGGCCTCCCTGGAGGGTGAGGCGGAGGTTAGGATACTGTCCGACGGCGTCCAGGGGTACTTCGTCTGCCGGGAGTTCGAGTTCTCCATAAGGCGGGTGGAAAGCAAGTTCCCCCAGTACGAGCGGATCCTTCCGAAGTCCTGCACCACCTTCATGGAGACCTCTAGGTCCCAGCTGCTTGGGGCGCTGGAGAGGCTGGACCTGGTGGTGAGGGACTTCAACAGGATGGTGGCGGTGACCCTTTCGCCCGGCGGAGGCTGCACCCTAAGGAGCCGTTCGCCCGAGTTCGGAGAGGCGGTGGAAGAGGTGGAGGCCCTCATAGAGGGAGAACCCTTGAGGATAGCCTTCAACGTCCGGTTCCTGATCGAAGGGGTCAAGGGACTTCAGGACTCCCTGGTGCGGCTTGAGTTCAACGGTCCTGGGGGACACGTGTGCATAAAGCGCACAGGTTCCGACGGCTACCTCTACCTCCTGGCTCCGCTCGCCATAGACGAGGCGGAACTGCCGGGGGAAGATGCGATTTAA
- the recF gene encoding DNA replication/repair protein RecF (All proteins in this family for which functions are known are DNA-binding proteins that assist the filamentation of RecA onto DNA for the initiation of recombination or recombinational repair.): MRFKSIKLYNYRNLKDQALGLSGGLNIFSGPNGAGKTNLLEAFCVCSGWGAFDRTSRVVRIGSPMGAVRCEAEGEEDLACAVRLSGRASLRLNGERASGWDVRSRMPVLAFLPENLTMVEGPPSCRRRLMDLVCAICYPDYAKALHRYGRALRQRTASLRSMKREVYTLRLMAAEAAVIWASRISVGGLLTESSVRWAGKLGIPVEADLSCQMAVRSRWDVGRRPFLSQEEVFNLMMGGLEVERRLMRPPVGPHRDDLRLTSRGREASWALSRGQRRRLSYALVMGAAETVLRVTGRSPVVVLDEVFSELDGEGRRSLFLGLRELSCQVLASTAEDLSSLGLREFLGPGSADGWALYRVEDGSVAPLQELEQEDLG; the protein is encoded by the coding sequence ATGCGATTTAAGTCGATAAAGCTGTACAACTACAGGAACCTCAAGGACCAAGCCCTGGGGCTGTCCGGGGGGCTCAATATATTCTCGGGCCCCAACGGGGCGGGCAAGACCAACCTCCTGGAGGCCTTCTGCGTTTGTTCCGGCTGGGGGGCCTTCGACAGGACCTCCCGGGTGGTGAGGATAGGAAGTCCCATGGGGGCGGTCCGATGCGAGGCGGAAGGGGAGGAGGACCTCGCCTGTGCCGTGAGGCTTTCCGGCCGGGCCTCGTTGAGGCTGAACGGTGAAAGGGCCAGCGGGTGGGACGTGAGGAGCAGGATGCCGGTGCTGGCGTTCCTGCCGGAGAACCTGACCATGGTGGAGGGGCCCCCGTCCTGCAGACGGCGCCTTATGGACCTGGTGTGCGCCATATGCTATCCCGATTACGCCAAGGCGCTCCATCGGTACGGCAGAGCTCTAAGGCAGCGGACCGCGTCCTTGAGGTCCATGAAGCGGGAGGTTTACACGCTCAGGCTCATGGCGGCGGAAGCGGCGGTCATATGGGCCTCAAGGATCTCCGTGGGTGGGCTATTGACCGAGTCGTCGGTCCGCTGGGCGGGGAAGCTGGGAATACCGGTGGAGGCGGACCTGTCCTGCCAGATGGCCGTGAGGTCCCGATGGGATGTGGGGCGTCGGCCCTTTCTGTCCCAGGAGGAGGTGTTCAACCTCATGATGGGCGGCTTGGAGGTGGAGAGGCGCCTTATGAGGCCCCCGGTGGGGCCCCACAGGGACGACCTGCGCCTTACCTCCCGTGGAAGGGAGGCCTCATGGGCCTTGAGCCGGGGACAGCGCCGAAGGCTTTCTTACGCCCTGGTCATGGGGGCCGCGGAGACGGTCCTCAGGGTGACCGGCAGGTCCCCGGTGGTGGTCCTGGACGAGGTCTTCTCGGAGCTGGACGGGGAGGGCAGGAGGTCTTTGTTCCTTGGGCTCCGGGAGCTCTCCTGTCAGGTGCTGGCCTCCACCGCGGAGGATCTGTCATCCCTGGGATTGCGGGAGTTTCTAGGCCCCGGATCCGCCGATGGATGGGCCCTTTACCGGGTGGAGGACGGTTCAGTGGCCCCTTTGCAGGAGCTAGAGCAGGAGGACTTAGGGTGA
- the mnmG gene encoding tRNA uridine-5-carboxymethylaminomethyl(34) synthesis enzyme MnmG: MNAGFEDWYPVVVLGGGHGGCEAALASARMGVPTLLLNMNLENTALMACNPSIGGPAKGHLTREVDAMGGFQALAADMSALQVRWLNTSKGPAVRTLRVQCDMWDFHRAYRTKVESQENLQVLQAEGVDIWVEDGAVRGVRTSLGNVIGCRSLVLALGTYTGAAVYVGLNRFEAGPMGNLGSYRIAESLKGLGLRMGRLKTGTPPRIHKDTVDWGSIPLQEGEAEPCAMSIFSAPRVVEGFKCGCTRTSLETHRIIETSLDRSPLYTGMIQGKGPRYCPSIEDKVVRFPHRESHPVFLEPVSRCSNEVYVQNMSTSLPYDVQVRMIRTLPGCERARILKPGYAIEYFFVDPTQLEPWLEVRSVRGLFLAGQINGTSGYEEAAAQGLLAGANGALYAMDSEDRLVLGRHEAYAGVLVDDLVTKGTWEPYRMLTSRCEHRLRLRHDNPDLRLSERARSLGLLGDQEWRVVLSRKAERDRIREALRGTTVHPTDRVRELLMSIGSSPIEEPVKAIELARRPEVLWEHLSEITGIPGDLEAGYHVVVEEKYRGYVEREERHVERLKGLEGLPIPDDLDYDRVEGLLSESREKLKAVRPRTLGQAGRISGVTPADLQVLWMNLLQRRGGGKSR, encoded by the coding sequence ATGAACGCTGGGTTTGAGGATTGGTATCCCGTTGTGGTCCTGGGGGGCGGACATGGGGGCTGTGAGGCCGCCCTGGCGTCCGCCAGGATGGGGGTTCCCACGCTGCTTTTGAACATGAACCTGGAGAACACCGCCCTCATGGCGTGCAACCCCTCCATAGGGGGCCCCGCCAAGGGGCACCTCACCAGGGAGGTGGACGCCATGGGGGGCTTTCAGGCCCTGGCGGCGGACATGTCGGCCCTGCAGGTACGGTGGCTCAACACCTCCAAGGGGCCCGCGGTCAGGACCTTAAGGGTTCAGTGCGACATGTGGGACTTTCACCGGGCCTACAGGACCAAGGTGGAGTCCCAGGAGAACCTCCAGGTCCTTCAGGCGGAGGGGGTGGACATATGGGTAGAGGACGGGGCCGTGAGGGGGGTAAGGACCTCCCTTGGCAACGTCATAGGCTGCAGATCCCTGGTGCTGGCCCTTGGGACCTATACCGGCGCTGCGGTGTACGTGGGGCTCAACAGGTTTGAGGCGGGGCCCATGGGTAACCTGGGGTCCTACCGGATAGCGGAGTCCCTCAAGGGGCTTGGTCTGAGGATGGGAAGGCTCAAGACCGGTACCCCCCCTAGGATTCACAAGGACACGGTGGACTGGGGCTCCATCCCCCTGCAGGAGGGGGAAGCGGAACCCTGTGCCATGAGCATCTTCTCCGCCCCCCGGGTGGTGGAGGGGTTCAAGTGCGGCTGCACCAGGACAAGCCTCGAGACCCACAGGATAATAGAGACCTCGTTGGACAGGAGCCCCCTTTACACCGGGATGATACAGGGGAAGGGACCCAGGTACTGTCCGTCCATAGAGGACAAGGTGGTTCGTTTTCCCCATAGGGAGTCCCACCCGGTTTTCCTGGAGCCGGTGAGCCGGTGTTCCAACGAGGTGTACGTTCAGAACATGTCCACCTCCCTGCCCTACGACGTGCAGGTGAGGATGATACGGACCCTTCCGGGCTGCGAGAGGGCCCGGATACTTAAGCCCGGTTACGCCATAGAGTATTTCTTCGTGGACCCCACCCAGCTTGAGCCGTGGCTTGAGGTGAGGTCCGTGAGGGGGCTTTTCCTGGCGGGCCAGATAAACGGCACCTCCGGCTACGAGGAGGCGGCGGCACAGGGGCTCTTGGCGGGGGCGAACGGGGCGCTGTACGCCATGGATTCCGAGGACAGGTTGGTGCTGGGCCGTCACGAGGCTTACGCCGGGGTCCTGGTGGACGATCTTGTGACCAAGGGTACGTGGGAGCCCTATCGGATGCTCACCAGCCGCTGCGAGCACCGGCTGAGGTTGAGGCATGACAACCCGGACCTGAGGCTGTCCGAAAGGGCCAGGTCTTTGGGGCTTCTCGGGGACCAGGAGTGGCGGGTGGTGCTCTCCCGGAAGGCAGAGAGGGACAGGATAAGGGAGGCCTTGAGGGGGACCACGGTACATCCCACCGACCGGGTGAGGGAGCTGCTGATGTCCATAGGGTCATCGCCAATAGAGGAGCCCGTGAAGGCCATAGAGCTGGCCAGGAGGCCGGAGGTGCTGTGGGAGCACCTGTCGGAGATCACCGGCATCCCCGGGGACCTAGAGGCGGGGTACCACGTGGTGGTGGAGGAGAAGTACCGGGGTTACGTGGAACGGGAGGAGCGTCACGTGGAGAGGCTTAAAGGGCTGGAGGGGCTGCCCATACCGGATGACTTGGATTACGACCGGGTGGAGGGGTTGCTGTCCGAGAGCCGGGAGAAGCTCAAGGCGGTTCGTCCCAGGACCTTGGGGCAGGCGGGACGGATATCCGGCGTCACCCCTGCGGACCTGCAGGTGCTTTGGATGAACCTCCTTCAGCGCCGAGGGGGGGGCAAATCCAGGTGA
- a CDS encoding DciA family protein, whose product MRSFKEVLSSCGGAVRLGLMLESLRTEWAFLVSPALARRTRPVAYEEGVLIVSCSSPSAETALRMERRGILTALGRLGYPIKDIKAVRGGGYQERPIEVKVFSGSRAKRTVRTEPDPLAMERAEERLKQYVPDPEILRAMARAMALWSKSKGRGV is encoded by the coding sequence GTGAGGTCCTTCAAGGAGGTCTTGAGTTCCTGCGGCGGGGCGGTGAGGCTTGGGCTCATGCTGGAATCCCTGAGGACCGAGTGGGCCTTCTTGGTGAGTCCCGCACTGGCCCGTCGCACCAGGCCCGTGGCCTATGAGGAGGGGGTTCTGATCGTTTCCTGCTCCAGCCCATCCGCCGAGACCGCCCTTAGGATGGAGAGGCGGGGCATACTCACCGCCCTTGGAAGGCTTGGGTACCCCATAAAGGACATAAAGGCCGTGAGGGGCGGCGGTTATCAGGAGCGTCCCATAGAGGTTAAGGTCTTCTCGGGTTCAAGGGCTAAGAGGACTGTGAGGACCGAGCCGGACCCTTTGGCGATGGAGAGGGCGGAGGAACGGCTCAAGCAGTACGTGCCGGACCCGGAGATACTGAGGGCCATGGCCCGGGCCATGGCCCTTTGGTCCAAGTCTAAGGGGCGGGGTGTTTAA
- a CDS encoding class II SORL domain-containing protein, with protein MKVSDLVQSGDWKGEKHVPVIEAPETVKAGDAFEVKVSVGKEIPHPNTTEHHIRWIQLFFKPEGAKFPYEVGKVSFEVHGESVEGANQGPVHTEPFGVFKVKAGKGGTLVALSYCNIHGLWESSLELKVE; from the coding sequence ATGAAGGTGTCCGATCTGGTGCAGAGCGGCGATTGGAAGGGTGAGAAGCACGTTCCGGTCATAGAGGCCCCTGAGACTGTCAAGGCGGGGGATGCGTTTGAGGTCAAGGTCTCGGTGGGCAAGGAGATACCTCATCCGAACACCACGGAGCACCACATCCGTTGGATCCAGCTGTTCTTCAAGCCCGAGGGCGCTAAGTTCCCCTACGAGGTGGGCAAGGTTAGCTTTGAGGTCCACGGTGAGTCCGTGGAGGGGGCCAACCAGGGGCCTGTTCATACCGAGCCGTTCGGGGTGTTCAAGGTCAAGGCCGGCAAGGGTGGGACCTTGGTGGCGCTGTCCTACTGCAACATCCACGGCCTTTGGGAGAGCAGCTTGGAGCTCAAGGTGGAGTAG
- a CDS encoding ABC transporter substrate-binding protein codes for MKRGVFFVGLCLILCLAIPAFGAEKPVYGGTLVYREASDPPKVDPAFATDTTSDRALNLIFETLVENDPDGKKILPGLAESWSINKDATVFTFKLRKGVKFHSVSEGKPTLNKGREVRAEDVKYSFERLVRVKSPRAYFVEQIKGYKDFSEGKAKEWAGIKVIDPYTVQFTLDYPFAPFLSVLAYSAFSIVPKEDAEKWGKDFSFHPVGTGPFVFKEWKHDQKFVVERNKDYWKKDSKGNKLPYLDRVELRIIPDQSVAWMEFKKGNIDIFTAVPDEFYKDCVAQYGPKGLFIEKPWVGTYYIGMNMSKPPFKDNQKLRQALNWAIDREAINQMILNGRRKVNKGVLPPGMPGYNPNLRGYGYDPAKAKKLLAEAGYPNGLEVELQFNAGAGHKSICEAVQAQLSQIGVNVKLKELDWGAHLDTCDRGETQMFRMGWVVDYMDPDNFLFVNLHSSNFGSKGNYTFYKNPKVDKLLEAARSNPSWDQRMKLYREAEQLIVDDAPWIFLFAYTTSLVHQDNVKNVKLPAMGDYKTDLATVWKVKK; via the coding sequence ATGAAGCGAGGAGTATTTTTTGTAGGTTTATGTCTGATCCTTTGTCTTGCTATTCCCGCTTTTGGAGCTGAGAAGCCGGTGTATGGTGGTACCTTGGTTTACCGGGAGGCCAGTGATCCCCCTAAGGTAGATCCCGCCTTTGCGACTGACACCACGTCCGATAGGGCTCTCAACCTGATCTTTGAGACCTTGGTTGAAAACGACCCGGACGGCAAGAAGATACTCCCTGGCCTTGCGGAGTCCTGGAGCATAAACAAGGACGCCACGGTGTTCACCTTCAAGCTCCGCAAGGGTGTTAAGTTCCACAGCGTGAGCGAGGGTAAGCCCACCCTGAACAAGGGGCGCGAGGTTAGGGCGGAGGACGTCAAGTACTCCTTCGAGAGGCTTGTTAGGGTTAAGAGCCCCCGGGCCTACTTCGTGGAGCAGATAAAGGGTTACAAGGATTTCAGCGAGGGGAAGGCCAAGGAGTGGGCAGGCATAAAGGTGATAGACCCCTACACGGTGCAGTTCACCCTGGACTATCCGTTCGCCCCGTTCCTGTCGGTGCTGGCGTACTCGGCGTTCAGCATAGTGCCCAAGGAGGACGCGGAGAAGTGGGGCAAGGACTTCAGCTTCCACCCGGTGGGGACCGGTCCTTTCGTGTTCAAGGAGTGGAAGCACGACCAGAAGTTCGTGGTGGAGCGCAACAAGGATTACTGGAAGAAGGATTCTAAGGGTAACAAGCTTCCTTACCTGGACCGGGTGGAGCTGAGGATAATACCGGATCAGTCAGTGGCCTGGATGGAGTTCAAGAAGGGTAACATTGACATCTTCACCGCTGTGCCTGATGAGTTCTACAAGGATTGCGTTGCCCAGTACGGTCCCAAGGGGCTTTTCATAGAGAAGCCTTGGGTTGGTACCTACTACATAGGTATGAACATGTCTAAGCCCCCCTTCAAGGACAACCAGAAGCTCCGCCAGGCCCTCAACTGGGCTATCGACAGGGAAGCCATAAACCAGATGATTCTCAACGGCCGTCGGAAGGTCAACAAGGGAGTCCTTCCTCCCGGCATGCCGGGCTACAACCCGAACCTCAGGGGTTACGGTTACGATCCTGCGAAGGCCAAGAAGCTCCTGGCGGAGGCGGGTTACCCCAACGGGCTTGAGGTGGAGCTCCAGTTCAATGCTGGCGCTGGTCACAAGTCCATATGCGAAGCGGTGCAGGCCCAGCTGTCCCAGATAGGAGTGAACGTGAAGCTGAAGGAGCTGGACTGGGGGGCCCATCTTGACACCTGCGACCGGGGGGAGACCCAGATGTTCCGGATGGGGTGGGTGGTGGACTACATGGACCCGGACAACTTCCTCTTCGTGAACCTCCACTCCTCCAACTTCGGCTCCAAGGGTAACTACACGTTCTACAAGAACCCCAAGGTGGACAAGCTGCTGGAGGCGGCCCGCAGCAACCCCAGCTGGGATCAGCGGATGAAGCTCTACCGGGAGGCGGAGCAGCTCATCGTGGACGATGCCCCCTGGATCTTCCTCTTCGCTTACACCACCAGCCTGGTTCACCAGGATAACGTAAAGAACGTGAAGCTCCCCGCCATGGGGGACTACAAGACCGACCTTGCCACCGTATGGAAGGTGAAGAAGTAG
- a CDS encoding ABC transporter permease, with product MFQYVLRKLLVSIPVVWGVVTVIFILMAVVPGDPARIMMGQRGDPETLARIRADLGLDKPLTVQYMDFMGKLVRGDLGKSYRTNEPVTKAIGERFGSTMRLALWAMVVATIVGVAAGIMSAVKQYSLFDYSAMFIAIAGVSAPVFWFSLLLLLVFAYGLHWVPGVGYGDGSFKYLILPVVALGLRPAAIIARLTRSCMLEVLSMDYIRTARAKGLSEWKVIAKHALKNAMIPVVTIVGAEMSGLLSGAVLTETVFAWPGIGRLAVEALVARDFPMIRGTVIVIALIFLVANLIVDLSYGLFDPRIRYD from the coding sequence TTGTTTCAGTATGTCCTAAGAAAGTTGTTGGTATCCATCCCGGTGGTATGGGGAGTGGTTACCGTGATATTCATACTTATGGCGGTGGTGCCTGGGGATCCGGCCAGGATAATGATGGGCCAGCGGGGGGATCCCGAGACGCTGGCCCGCATAAGGGCGGACCTGGGTTTGGACAAGCCCCTGACGGTTCAGTACATGGACTTCATGGGTAAGCTTGTGAGGGGGGACCTCGGCAAGTCCTACAGGACCAACGAGCCGGTTACGAAAGCCATAGGGGAGAGGTTCGGTTCCACCATGAGGCTGGCGCTGTGGGCCATGGTGGTGGCCACGATAGTTGGGGTGGCGGCGGGGATAATGTCCGCGGTCAAGCAGTATTCCCTCTTCGATTACTCCGCCATGTTCATTGCCATAGCGGGTGTTAGCGCCCCGGTGTTCTGGTTCAGTCTTCTTCTCCTTTTGGTGTTCGCTTACGGCCTTCACTGGGTTCCTGGGGTTGGTTATGGGGATGGTTCCTTCAAGTATCTGATACTTCCTGTGGTGGCATTGGGACTTAGGCCCGCGGCCATCATAGCCCGTCTTACTAGGTCCTGCATGCTGGAGGTCTTGAGCATGGACTACATAAGGACCGCCAGGGCGAAGGGGCTTTCGGAGTGGAAGGTCATAGCCAAGCACGCCCTCAAGAACGCCATGATCCCGGTGGTAACCATAGTGGGGGCGGAGATGTCGGGGCTCCTGTCCGGGGCGGTGCTCACCGAGACGGTTTTCGCCTGGCCTGGCATAGGGCGCCTTGCGGTGGAGGCCCTGGTGGCCAGGGACTTCCCCATGATAAGGGGGACCGTCATAGTTATAGCCCTCATCTTCCTGGTGGCCAACCTCATAGTGGACCTCTCCTACGGGCTTTTCGACCCGAGGATTCGCTACGACTAG
- a CDS encoding ABC transporter permease encodes MSVSDNVQVNVCNAVSEEPKPRSLWHDAWLRFKRNKLAMAGLFMTITIILAALLAPVIAPYDPVKQLIWTEGMDVRLAAPSAKHIMGTDLYGRDIFSRILYGARISLQIGIFATMVSLLIGIPMGAISGYGGG; translated from the coding sequence GTGAGCGTGAGCGACAACGTTCAGGTTAACGTGTGCAATGCCGTGTCCGAGGAGCCGAAGCCGAGGAGTCTTTGGCACGATGCGTGGCTCAGGTTTAAGCGCAACAAGCTTGCCATGGCTGGGCTCTTCATGACCATAACGATAATCTTGGCGGCCCTCTTGGCTCCGGTCATAGCCCCCTACGATCCGGTGAAGCAGCTCATCTGGACCGAGGGGATGGACGTGCGGCTTGCGGCACCGTCCGCCAAACACATAATGGGCACGGACCTCTATGGCCGGGACATATTCAGCCGCATTCTCTACGGGGCGAGGATATCCCTTCAGATAGGCATATTCGCCACGATGGTATCCCTTTTAATAGGCATACCTATGGGTGCCATATCGGGATACGGTGGGGGGTAA
- a CDS encoding ABC transporter permease: MNVIYAFPFLLFVMAVVAVFKDPGLTTVYVAIGLISWVTIARVLRAQFMQLREMEFVEAAKALGLPTWKILFGHILPSAMAPVIVQATMGMGGIIMIEAGLAFLGFGAQPPTPSWGLMISEGQQYLASGKWWWSIFPGLAIMYTVLAFNFLGDGLRDALDVRMKR; encoded by the coding sequence ATGAACGTCATCTACGCATTCCCGTTCCTGCTGTTCGTGATGGCGGTGGTGGCGGTCTTTAAGGACCCAGGGCTCACAACGGTTTACGTGGCCATAGGCCTTATAAGCTGGGTTACCATCGCTAGGGTGTTGAGGGCACAGTTCATGCAGCTCCGGGAGATGGAGTTCGTGGAGGCCGCCAAGGCCCTGGGGCTTCCCACCTGGAAGATCCTGTTTGGGCACATACTTCCCTCCGCCATGGCGCCGGTTATAGTCCAGGCCACCATGGGGATGGGGGGCATCATAATGATAGAGGCGGGGCTTGCGTTCCTCGGTTTCGGCGCCCAGCCCCCCACGCCGTCCTGGGGGCTCATGATATCCGAGGGACAGCAGTACCTTGCGTCGGGCAAGTGGTGGTGGTCCATATTCCCCGGCCTTGCAATCATGTACACCGTTCTGGCCTTCAACTTCCTTGGGGACGGCTTGAGGGACGCCCTGGACGTACGGATGAAGCGATAG
- a CDS encoding ABC transporter ATP-binding protein: MLLSIESLKTSFHTDHGVVRAVDGVSFSINHGETLCVVGESGCGKSVTALSVMGLLQKPSGRVDGGRIVFEGTNLLELQEHEMRKVRGNSISMIFQEPMTSLNPVFTVGDQIREPLMLHQGLNKQQADERALEMLVKVGISEPKKRLESYPHQMSGGMRQRVMIAMALACNPKLLIADEPTTALDVTVQAQILDLMRNLKKDFGSAIMLITHDLGVVAEMADRVVVMYGGQVVEEAMVREAFKDPLHPYTRGLLESIPRLDEDREKLPVIPGAVPDPRYFPKGCRFSNRCYHCSSRCVNENPPLYLLEDGRKTRCFLYDGDKRVKGVEKHE, from the coding sequence ATGCTGCTTTCGATAGAGTCCCTTAAGACCTCCTTCCATACGGATCACGGGGTGGTAAGGGCGGTAGACGGGGTCAGCTTCTCGATAAATCACGGGGAGACCCTTTGCGTGGTGGGTGAGTCCGGGTGCGGTAAGTCCGTCACCGCCCTGTCGGTTATGGGCCTTCTTCAGAAGCCCTCCGGCAGGGTGGACGGGGGCCGGATAGTTTTCGAGGGCACCAACCTTCTGGAGCTGCAGGAGCATGAGATGAGGAAGGTCCGGGGCAACTCCATATCCATGATATTCCAGGAGCCCATGACCAGCCTCAACCCGGTCTTCACCGTTGGTGACCAGATAAGGGAGCCCTTGATGCTTCACCAGGGGCTTAACAAGCAGCAGGCGGATGAGCGGGCCCTGGAGATGCTGGTGAAGGTTGGCATATCGGAGCCCAAGAAGCGGCTGGAGTCCTATCCGCATCAGATGTCCGGGGGCATGAGGCAGAGGGTGATGATAGCCATGGCCCTGGCGTGCAATCCCAAGCTGCTGATAGCCGACGAGCCCACCACCGCGCTGGACGTCACCGTTCAGGCCCAGATACTGGACCTTATGAGGAACCTGAAGAAGGACTTCGGGTCCGCCATAATGCTGATAACCCACGACCTTGGGGTGGTGGCGGAGATGGCGGACCGGGTTGTGGTCATGTACGGCGGCCAGGTGGTGGAGGAGGCCATGGTTCGGGAGGCCTTCAAGGACCCACTTCATCCCTATACCAGGGGGCTTCTGGAGTCCATCCCAAGGCTCGACGAGGACCGGGAGAAGCTGCCGGTGATACCCGGGGCCGTGCCTGACCCAAGGTACTTCCCCAAGGGATGCCGGTTCTCAAACCGTTGCTACCACTGCTCCAGCCGCTGCGTGAACGAGAACCCTCCCCTGTACCTTTTGGAGGACGGGCGCAAGACCAGGTGTTTCCTGTACGATGGGGACAAGAGGGTCAAGGGGGTAGAGAAGCATGAGTGA
- a CDS encoding ABC transporter ATP-binding protein gives MSEPILEVQGLYKHFPIKKGLFRSVVGHVKAVDGVSLRIPKGKTLGLVGESGSGKTTTGRALLHLIEPTGGTVRFQGVDVSQKLKEDPRWVRRSMQIIFQDPYGSLNPRRTVMDIVGEAPLYHGIVDRSNLQDYVGQVLEMSGLKRTDAMRYPHEFSGGQRQRIGIARALAVKPSFMVCDEPVSALDVSIRSQILNLLKDLRDQLGLTYLFISHDMSVVRHISDHVAVMYLGKLVESAPKGDFFREPLHPYSKALLSAIPLPDPEAKRDRIILEGDVPSPVNPPSGCRFHPRCSYAMERCRSEEPPLADVGGREVACWLHCR, from the coding sequence ATGAGTGAGCCGATACTGGAGGTGCAGGGTCTTTACAAGCACTTCCCCATCAAGAAGGGGCTTTTCCGATCCGTGGTGGGACACGTTAAGGCGGTGGACGGGGTATCCCTGAGGATACCCAAGGGCAAGACCTTGGGTTTGGTTGGTGAGTCCGGCTCCGGTAAGACCACCACCGGAAGGGCGCTGCTGCACCTCATAGAGCCCACCGGCGGCACCGTTAGGTTCCAGGGGGTTGACGTGTCCCAGAAGCTGAAAGAGGACCCCAGGTGGGTCAGGCGGTCCATGCAGATCATCTTCCAGGACCCCTACGGCAGCCTTAACCCCAGGCGGACCGTTATGGACATAGTGGGGGAGGCGCCCCTCTACCACGGGATCGTGGACAGGTCGAACCTCCAGGATTACGTGGGGCAGGTGCTGGAGATGAGCGGCCTTAAGAGGACCGACGCCATGAGGTATCCCCACGAGTTCTCCGGGGGCCAGCGGCAGCGCATAGGCATAGCCAGGGCCCTGGCGGTGAAGCCGAGCTTCATGGTTTGCGACGAGCCCGTGTCCGCCCTGGACGTGTCCATAAGAAGCCAGATATTAAACCTGCTCAAGGACCTCCGGGACCAGTTGGGGCTTACGTACCTCTTCATATCCCATGACATGTCGGTGGTCCGCCACATATCGGATCACGTGGCGGTCATGTACCTGGGCAAGCTGGTGGAGTCCGCCCCGAAGGGGGATTTCTTCAGGGAGCCCCTGCACCCGTACTCCAAGGCCCTTCTCTCCGCGATACCCCTTCCGGACCCGGAGGCCAAGAGGGACCGCATAATCCTGGAGGGGGACGTGCCGTCCCCGGTGAACCCCCCGTCGGGATGCCGGTTCCACCCCCGGTGCTCCTACGCCATGGAGAGGTGCCGTTCCGAGGAGCCCCCGTTGGCGGACGTGGGGGGGAGAGAGGTTGCCTGCTGGCTCCACTGCCGGTAG